A genomic region of Melanotaenia boesemani isolate fMelBoe1 chromosome 13, fMelBoe1.pri, whole genome shotgun sequence contains the following coding sequences:
- the smc5 gene encoding structural maintenance of chromosomes protein 5 codes for MAEPSKKLRFSKIGSSSKDSSTNTTNAFGGNELDGDGRFVEGSILRITMKNFLTYDYSEVYPGPHLNMIVGANGTGKSSIVCAICLGLAGKTAILGRGDKVGLYVKRGCQKGFIEIELNKRGGNIVIHREIHVENNQSIWMLNGKFCSQKIVEEQVKALCIQVSNLCQFLPQEKVGEFAKMSNMEILEATEKSVGPPEMYEYHCELKNFRSKERELENVVKEKASFLEKTKQRNERNKHDVNRYYEKKRHLDVIELLEKKKPWVEYETTRKELEGVKKERDEAKRQFSALKHSQAPMLRKIQQIEDQLKPTEAKMKAKTNAIKDASLKCKQKQDQLDRKQKEIDDIKQMLRLKQNEEEDHQKRISNTKRTIEDLKAELAKVSDQPDVTPRINAVNVELRRIQVEKAKIEGEKADLRRERDGTIAESRMLERKLNDMNNMMNAKEDKLRGCHRDTYAALMWLRHNRQLFEGNVHEPMMLVINIRDNRFAKYVENHIPFHDLRAFVFQRKDDMEKFMIEVRDKQNLKVNSISAPEESCSKKEPSRNIESLSRFGFFSYLREMFDAPDEVMSYLCQQYRVHDVPVGTDKTKAMIKTVIEEPYLKVLYTTQERYTVKRSFYSNKISTSNSAVHTSQFLTITVDAEEKRQLEQQIKACESKLKDISERMKALQKDGASLDRSENELLAEKKKLSELKGKKRQLEQKISTKQDSLRQMEQNVIDLKKVEEETKEKVAAVNSQKVTIVAAFMAQMKLRATLTMEKVHLALETVGLTVEKTKLENDCRESTSELKTMEQRCSHLDKRKIELTEQCKAMLKRAKSTCRMQLDETLPEDLRNAFSKLPDSLEEVDAMLNEERSRAECFTGLSENVVEEYNRREQEIKHLEKDLQEKTAALNVYRQNMSEAKQRWLNPLKQLVEQINDKFSEFFRSMQCAGEVDLYSENEEEYDKYGIRIRVKFHSNTQLHELTPHHQSGGERSVSTMLYLMALQELNRCPFRVVDEINQGMDPINERRVFDIVVSTACKETTSQYFFITPKLLQNLQYGEEMTVLCVHNGPYMLPPNSWNTQAFIKQCLQRKARK; via the exons ATGGCCGAGCCCAGTAAAAAGCTGCGATTCAGTAAAATCGGCAGCAGTTCTAAAGATTCTTCCACAAACACAACGAACGCATTTGGGGGCAATGAACTCGATGGAGATGGTCGATTTGTGGAGGGTTCCATACTTCGTATCACCATGAAAAACTTCCT GACCTATGACTACTCTGAGGTTTATCCTGGACCACATCTGAACATGATTGTTGGAGCAAATGGAACTGGCAAATCAAGCATTGTGTGCGCCATCTGTTTGGGTTTGGCTGGCAAGACTGCGATTCTGGGCAGAGGAGACAAG gTTGGGCTCTATGTCAAACGTGGGTGCCAGAAAGGCTTCATTGAGATTGAACT GAACAAGAGAGGAGGTAATATAGTAATTCACAGAGAGATCCACGTGGAGAACAATCAGTCGATTTGGATGCTAAATGGCAAATTCTGCAGCCAGAAAATTGTAGAAGAACAGGTCAAGGCTTTGTGTATCCAAGTCAGCAATCTTTGCCAGTTTCTGCCTCAG GAAAAAGTAGGTGAGTTTGCCAAGATGTCCAACATGGAAATACTGGAGGCAACTGAGAAATCAGTGGGACCACCTGAGATGTACGAGTATCACTGTGAGCTGAAAAACTTCCGCAGCAAAGAGCGGGAACTTGAG AATGTTGTGAAGGAGAAGGCAAGCTTTCTGGAGAAAACCAAACAGAGAAATGAGAGGAACAAGCATGATGTAAATCGCTACTATGAAAAAAAGAGGCATTTGGATGTAATTGAGCTCCTTGAGAAGAAGAAACCATGGGTG GAATATGAGACCACCCGTAAGGAGCTTGAGGGTGTGAAGAAGGAGCGAGATGAGGCCAAAAGGCAGTTTTCTGCTCTGAAGCATTCCCAGGCACCCATGCTGAGGAAGATTCAGCAAATCGAGGACCAGCTGAAGCCCACTGAGGCAAAAATGAAGGCTAAG ACTAATGCCATCAAAGACGCTTCTctgaaatgcaaacagaaacaaGATCAGTTGgatagaaaacagaaagag ATTGATGACATTAAACAAATGCTGAGACTGAAGcagaatgaggaggaagatCACCAGAAGCGAATCAGCAATACCAAGCGAACCATTGAAGACCTGAAGGCAGAGCTTGCCAAAGTCAGCGACCAACCAGATGTAACACCAAGGATCAATGCTGTTAATGTGGAGCTGAGGCGCATCCAGGTGGAGAAAGCAAAGATCGAAGGAGAGAAGGCTGATCTGCGTAGGGAGAGAGACGGTACCATTGCTGAGTCCAGAA TGTTGGAGAGAAAGCTCAATGATATGAATAACATGATGAATGCCAAAGAAGACAAGCTGCGAGGATGCCACAGGGACACATACGCTGCCCTTATGTGGCTTAGGCACAACAGACAACTCTTTGAGGGGAATGTCCATGAGCCCATGATGCTGGTG ATCAATATAAGAGATAATCGCTTTGCCAAATATGTAGAAAACCACATCCCATTTCATGATCTGCGAGCATTTGTCTTCCAGAGGAAAGACGACATGGAGAAGTTCATGATTGAG GTCCGGGACAAGCAGAATTTGAAGGTTAACTCCATTTCTGCTCCAGAAGAGTCATGTTCCAAGAAGGAGCCATCCCGAAATATTGAGTCACTGAG TCGTTTTGGATTCTTCTCTTACCTTCGCGAGATGTTTGATGCCCCTGATGAGGTGATGAGTTACCTTTGTCAGCAGTACCGGGTTCACGATGTGCCTGTGGGAACCGATAAAACCAAAGCCATGATTAAAACG GTGATTGAAGAACCCTACCTCAAGGTGTTGTATACAACACAGGAGAGGTACACTGTAAAAAGGTCATTTTATTCCAACAAGATCAGCACCAGTAACTCTGCAGTACACACCTCCCAGTTTCTCACCATCACTGTGGATGCTGAGGAGAAACGGCAGCTGGAGCAGCAGATAAAG GCCTGTGAGTCAAAGTTAAAAGACATCAGTGAACGGATGAAGGCCTTGCAGAAGGATGGTGCTTCACTGGATCGCAGTGAAAATGAATTGTtggcagagaaaaagaaactttcTGAACTTAAGGGAAAGaagagacaactggagcagaaAATTAGTACCAAACAGGACAG TCTGAGGCAAATGGAACAGAATGTTATTGACCTGAAGAAGGTTGaagaagaaactaaagaaaaggtTGCTGCTGTTAATTCACAGAAAGTGACCATAGTCGCTGCATTCATGGCCCAAATGAAG CTGAGAGCCACTCTGACAATGGAGAAGGTGCATCTGGCTTTGGAGACAGTGGGGTTGACAGTGGAGAAAACTAAGCTGGAGAATGACTGTAGAGAAAGTACCTCTGAACTGAAGACCATGGAA caAAGATGCAGCCATCTGGACAAGAGGAAGATAGAACTGACAGAACAATGCAAAGCCATGCTAAAGAGAGCAAAGTCAACTTGCAGGATGCAGCTGGATGAGACATTACCCGAAGACCTGCGTAAC GCTTTCAGCAAGTTACCCGATTCACTGGAGGAAGTTGATGCCATGTTAAATGAGGAGCGATCCAGAGCTGAGTGCTTCACTGGCCTCAGTGAAAAT GTTGTTGAAGAGTACAACAGGAGGGAGCAGGAGATCAAACATTTGGAGAAAGATCTCCAAGAAAAGACAGCTGCCCTGAACGTCTACAGACAAAACATGTCCGAG GCTAAGCAACGCTGGCTGAACCCTCTGAAGCAGCTAGTTGAACAGATAAATGACAAGTTTAGTGAGTTCTTTCGCTCCATGCAGTGTGCAGGTGAAGTTGATCTGTACTCAGAGAATGAG GAGGAGTATGACAAATATGGGATCCGAATTCGAGTGAAGTTCCACAGCAACACTCAGCTCCACGAGCTGACGCCCCATCATCAGAGCGGAGGGGAGCGCAGCGTCTCCACAATGCTTTATCTCATGGCTTTGCAGGAGCTGAACCGCTGCCCCTTCAGAGTGGTGGATGAGATCAACCAG GGAATGGATCCTATAAATGAGAGGAGAGTCTTTGACATTGTGGTCTCCACAGCCTGCAAAGAGACCACCTCCCAGTACTTCTTCATAACACCAAAG ctgcttcagAATCTTCAGTATGGGGAGGAAATGACTGTCCTCTGTGTCCATAATGGTCCCTACATGCTTCCTCCTAATTCATGGAACACACAGGCTTTCATTAAACAGTGCCTTCAGAGAAAAGCCAGAAAATAA